From the Cohaesibacter sp. ES.047 genome, one window contains:
- a CDS encoding sugar-binding transcriptional regulator, translating to MADTISPLDEELERARVAWLYFIGGQTQQEIARRMNVTRLKVNKIIGQVRLSGNVQINVNLPLTDCIELAEKVSTRYGLIETVAVPDLDDFMNQKRVIGEAAGSLANGLIEGRDMGVGVGSGRTLSFVVRSVQAKPKFDSWVVGLTGGVTSGSSSNSFGVATTLAHVLGVECHYLTAPIYCANPESRNALLLNDELTDVLARTEIADVGIVSCGHLKLETSLTQIRVVKDNFDAVQKLGAVGEFMGCFLDAFGKPIDHFLNDSVIALPPDKMKLKPISMLVSGGLEKIPIIRAILRAGYVNRLVTNEGVARALLQGPR from the coding sequence ATGGCCGACACGATCAGCCCGCTTGATGAAGAGCTTGAGCGCGCGCGCGTCGCCTGGCTCTATTTTATCGGTGGCCAGACCCAGCAAGAAATCGCCAGACGGATGAATGTCACGCGCCTGAAGGTCAACAAGATCATCGGGCAGGTGAGGCTTTCTGGCAATGTGCAGATCAATGTCAATCTACCGCTGACAGACTGTATAGAATTGGCCGAAAAGGTCTCGACACGCTACGGGCTGATCGAAACCGTCGCTGTGCCGGATCTGGATGATTTCATGAACCAGAAGCGCGTGATCGGTGAAGCCGCCGGATCGCTTGCCAATGGATTGATCGAGGGGAGGGACATGGGCGTGGGGGTCGGCTCTGGCCGGACCTTGAGCTTTGTTGTCAGGAGCGTGCAGGCCAAACCCAAATTCGACAGTTGGGTTGTCGGGCTAACCGGAGGCGTGACCAGTGGCTCGTCCAGCAATTCCTTTGGCGTGGCGACGACCCTTGCCCATGTTCTGGGTGTCGAATGCCACTATCTAACGGCCCCGATCTATTGCGCCAATCCCGAAAGCCGCAACGCGTTGTTGCTCAATGACGAACTGACCGATGTACTGGCGCGTACCGAAATCGCAGATGTTGGAATTGTCTCCTGTGGTCACCTGAAGCTGGAGACCTCGCTCACCCAGATACGGGTTGTGAAAGACAATTTCGATGCGGTGCAGAAACTGGGCGCTGTGGGGGAGTTCATGGGGTGTTTTCTTGATGCTTTTGGCAAGCCGATTGATCACTTCCTCAATGACTCGGTTATTGCCCTGCCACCAGACAAGATGAAGCTGAAACCAATTTCAATGCTTGTTTCTGGGGGGCTCGAGAAGATCCCCATCATCCGGGCCATCCTGCGGGCCGGCTATGTCAATCGCCTTGTGACCAACGAGGGGGTTGCCCGAGCGTTGCTACAGGGGCCGCGCTGA
- the dhaL gene encoding dihydroxyacetone kinase subunit DhaL: MTEAIKTKKLINAPEAIIDELIEGLVAAHPDMLGVSGKTGRAVVSLDGPRDGKVGIVVGGGSGHEPAFAGYVGSGLADAAAVGNIFASPSPAHIVEATQAADGGAGILMLYGNYTGDVLNFTMAAEELEQNGIAVRHVAVTDDVASAPLDRRSERRGIAGDFFVFKIAGAAADLGEPLARVEAMARAANDATFSMGVALSPCSLPQTGKPNFVINDEDMEIGMGLHGEPGIRRHKLAPADEVADELVDTILKEAGLSSGDRVAVLVNGLGATSQIELYILFRRVKQRLDSEGVSIHASWVGEYATSLEMAGASVTLLKLDDTLEALLDHPCRTPALVVGTMERTSEKAVRRKPVAAPVEKVVTSQETPRDLITEGDVTPAIFKAMMHNVGDEIIAKKDWLSELDGVIGDGDHGMTMEIGWKAVQHALEEASDDETIESMCKRMAKAFLDAVGASSGPLYATAFLRAGTAVNNRLNLDGAAMAEWLSAACQGIQDRGRASPGDKTMIDAWVPAVEEAQQVASKGGSAADVMAAAQKGGESGMNATAPMLSRRGRSAKLGERAVGHIDPGAASTFITLRAMREALDQAMA; this comes from the coding sequence ATGACTGAAGCAATCAAAACCAAAAAGTTGATCAACGCTCCCGAGGCTATCATTGACGAGTTGATCGAGGGACTGGTGGCTGCACATCCCGATATGCTGGGCGTGAGCGGAAAGACCGGACGGGCAGTTGTCTCGCTTGATGGACCGCGAGACGGCAAGGTAGGCATCGTGGTTGGCGGAGGGTCCGGGCATGAACCGGCCTTCGCAGGCTATGTCGGGTCCGGACTTGCAGACGCCGCGGCCGTTGGCAATATCTTTGCCTCCCCCTCTCCGGCCCACATCGTCGAGGCGACGCAGGCCGCAGACGGCGGTGCGGGTATCCTGATGCTCTATGGCAACTATACTGGCGACGTGCTCAATTTTACGATGGCGGCCGAGGAGCTGGAGCAGAACGGCATTGCTGTGCGCCATGTTGCAGTAACCGATGACGTAGCGTCCGCACCGCTTGATCGCCGTTCCGAACGACGCGGCATTGCGGGCGACTTCTTCGTTTTCAAAATTGCCGGTGCTGCTGCTGATCTGGGTGAGCCTTTGGCGCGGGTCGAGGCAATGGCACGGGCTGCCAATGACGCAACCTTCTCCATGGGGGTGGCTCTCAGCCCTTGCTCATTGCCCCAAACCGGCAAGCCCAACTTCGTGATCAACGACGAGGATATGGAAATCGGCATGGGGCTTCATGGCGAGCCCGGTATCCGGCGCCACAAGCTCGCCCCGGCAGATGAGGTAGCCGACGAACTGGTCGACACCATTCTCAAGGAAGCCGGTCTGTCTTCAGGTGACCGCGTCGCGGTGCTGGTCAACGGGCTTGGTGCAACCTCGCAGATCGAACTCTACATCCTGTTTCGCCGCGTCAAACAGCGTCTTGATAGCGAGGGCGTCAGCATCCATGCCTCATGGGTTGGCGAATATGCCACGTCGCTCGAAATGGCTGGTGCATCGGTCACCCTGCTCAAGCTCGATGACACCCTTGAAGCGCTGCTTGATCATCCCTGCCGCACGCCGGCACTGGTCGTCGGCACCATGGAGCGGACCAGCGAAAAAGCGGTGCGCCGCAAGCCGGTGGCCGCGCCCGTCGAAAAAGTCGTCACCAGTCAGGAAACACCGCGCGACCTGATCACCGAGGGCGATGTCACTCCGGCGATCTTCAAAGCCATGATGCACAATGTCGGCGATGAGATTATTGCGAAGAAGGATTGGCTGTCTGAACTGGATGGTGTCATTGGTGATGGCGATCACGGCATGACGATGGAAATCGGCTGGAAAGCCGTCCAGCATGCGCTGGAAGAAGCCTCAGATGATGAAACCATCGAAAGCATGTGCAAACGAATGGCGAAAGCCTTTCTTGATGCAGTGGGAGCGTCGTCCGGCCCTCTTTATGCTACGGCTTTTCTGAGGGCGGGAACGGCTGTCAACAATCGTCTCAATCTTGATGGAGCCGCGATGGCCGAATGGCTGAGCGCTGCCTGTCAGGGCATTCAGGATCGCGGTCGCGCCAGTCCTGGCGACAAGACCATGATCGACGCCTGGGTGCCTGCTGTTGAGGAAGCGCAGCAGGTAGCATCCAAAGGTGGATCTGCGGCCGACGTGATGGCCGCCGCTCAAAAAGGTGGCGAGAGCGGCATGAACGCAACTGCGCCGATGCTCTCACGCAGGGGACGCTCTGCCAAGTTGGGCGAACGTGCGGTCGGTCATATTGACCCCGGCGCCGCTTCGACATTCATCACATTGCGCGCCATGCGCGAAGCACTCGACCAAGCGATGGCCTGA
- a CDS encoding ABC transporter permease, translated as MIKLRSPIAGVFVALVIIFVLSSLASPYFLSGYNLSVIARGLAFVGLITIAQSSLMVLGELDLSLGAIGGLCGIISGILMVRYGINPYLSMLIAIFLGVLMGFVNGILVTTLRLHSLVLTIGMAGVFGGAILVLTRGVAITGVPKEVQFLGRGALMGVPVPFLIMLVALIVASFLMLKTPIGRYMYAIGNNPAGARMLGIRVDYIRTLTFACAGGLAALAGVLMVARLGTAQPSIGNTWVLAPIAASVIGGVATTGGIGSPVGAIFGAGIIAIIENIIVLFGVSPYWQGIVSGAIVVLAISFDAVSRRYLRSDA; from the coding sequence ATGATCAAACTACGCAGCCCGATTGCGGGCGTGTTCGTTGCCTTGGTCATTATCTTCGTGCTGTCTTCGCTGGCCTCTCCCTATTTTCTGAGTGGTTACAACCTCTCGGTCATAGCGCGCGGCCTCGCCTTTGTTGGCCTTATCACAATTGCCCAGTCGTCTTTGATGGTGCTTGGTGAACTCGACCTCTCCCTTGGCGCAATCGGCGGCCTATGCGGGATCATCTCTGGCATCCTGATGGTCAGATACGGGATCAACCCCTATCTCTCCATGCTCATTGCAATCTTTTTGGGTGTCTTGATGGGCTTCGTGAACGGGATTCTCGTCACAACCCTCAGGCTGCATTCGCTGGTCTTGACCATCGGTATGGCCGGCGTGTTTGGCGGTGCCATTCTGGTGCTGACCCGAGGGGTTGCCATTACCGGTGTGCCAAAGGAAGTGCAGTTTCTGGGCAGGGGAGCCTTGATGGGTGTCCCGGTTCCATTCCTCATCATGTTGGTTGCGTTGATTGTTGCTTCCTTCCTGATGCTGAAAACGCCGATCGGCCGCTACATGTATGCCATTGGCAACAACCCCGCCGGGGCAAGAATGCTGGGCATCCGCGTTGACTACATTCGGACATTGACGTTCGCATGTGCGGGTGGCCTTGCCGCTCTTGCCGGCGTGCTTATGGTTGCCCGCCTTGGAACGGCCCAGCCGTCAATCGGCAACACATGGGTTCTTGCGCCCATCGCAGCTTCAGTGATTGGGGGCGTTGCAACAACGGGCGGCATCGGTAGTCCGGTCGGCGCAATATTTGGCGCCGGTATCATTGCCATCATTGAGAATATTATCGTTCTTTTCGGTGTGTCACCCTATTGGCAGGGCATCGTTTCGGGCGCGATTGTTGTACTCGCGATTTCCTTTGACGCCGTCTCACGCCGTTATCTTCGCTCGGATGCCTAA
- a CDS encoding sugar ABC transporter ATP-binding protein, translating into MAFLEASGLGRDFPGVTALNDVDLKLELGRTHILAGENGAGKSTLVKILTGTDRQSRGQVFIDSCDPREDPSLYDQVSYVPQELNLFQEMSVAENLFMPFHKTGHGGTLVNSAALVKEARTYLDRFGIEADPRALVKNISVSDQQLLQIARACTNKKMSVLILDEPTSSLTQVEVDRVFKVIRDLLQQNLAIVFISHKMEEVLNIGDDYTVLRNGEWVESGLIEDIEEADLIRAMSGQDLAFQELFLPKAPTRDTIMAVRGLSGRRFSNINFDLYRGEILGFAGLVGAGRSEVMQTVFGFLKATGGQIAVDGKSWSLGKPSSSVKGGMLYLSEERKHHGIFPLLSLRENIGLSLFSLTCGPAGINSGAERDAVQKVIDDYDIKAPSMAKRISQLSGGNQQKAIIGRAMATRPKVIIFDEPTKGIDIRTKSEIYRIMRNLAEDGVGVILVSSELNELKKCANRIIAMHSGEITGEYDSTDTNNETLVGAIFGTGGETR; encoded by the coding sequence ATGGCTTTTCTAGAAGCAAGCGGCTTGGGTCGGGACTTCCCCGGCGTGACCGCGCTCAACGATGTTGACCTGAAGCTTGAGCTTGGACGGACGCATATTCTTGCGGGTGAGAATGGAGCCGGCAAATCCACTCTGGTTAAAATCCTGACAGGCACAGATCGGCAATCCCGCGGGCAGGTTTTTATTGACAGTTGCGATCCCCGTGAGGATCCGTCCCTGTATGATCAGGTTTCCTACGTCCCTCAGGAATTGAACCTCTTCCAAGAGATGAGCGTCGCCGAAAATCTCTTCATGCCATTCCATAAAACAGGGCATGGCGGCACATTGGTCAACAGCGCCGCCCTCGTCAAAGAGGCAAGAACTTACCTTGACCGGTTCGGTATCGAGGCAGATCCGAGAGCGCTGGTTAAGAATATTTCTGTCTCTGACCAACAGCTTTTGCAGATCGCACGGGCCTGCACCAACAAGAAGATGAGTGTCCTCATTCTGGATGAGCCAACCTCTTCCCTGACTCAGGTTGAGGTCGACAGGGTCTTCAAGGTCATTCGGGACTTGCTGCAACAGAATCTGGCCATCGTTTTCATCAGTCACAAAATGGAAGAAGTCCTCAATATCGGTGATGACTACACGGTCCTGCGCAATGGCGAATGGGTCGAAAGCGGGCTGATTGAAGACATCGAAGAGGCCGACCTCATTCGCGCCATGTCTGGGCAGGATCTGGCCTTTCAGGAGTTGTTCCTCCCCAAAGCCCCCACGCGGGATACGATCATGGCAGTGCGAGGCCTCAGCGGTCGCCGCTTTTCCAATATCAATTTCGATCTCTACCGCGGTGAAATTCTCGGGTTTGCCGGCTTGGTTGGAGCCGGTCGTTCTGAGGTCATGCAAACCGTTTTCGGTTTCCTCAAGGCGACAGGGGGACAGATCGCGGTTGACGGCAAGAGCTGGAGCCTTGGAAAACCCTCAAGCTCCGTCAAAGGCGGCATGCTTTATCTTTCCGAGGAAAGAAAGCATCACGGCATTTTCCCGCTCCTGTCTCTGCGCGAGAATATCGGCCTTTCCCTCTTTTCGCTGACCTGTGGCCCCGCCGGCATCAATAGCGGCGCGGAACGCGATGCCGTGCAGAAGGTCATTGATGACTATGACATCAAGGCCCCCAGCATGGCCAAGCGCATTTCCCAGCTATCCGGCGGCAACCAGCAAAAAGCCATCATCGGCCGGGCGATGGCAACGCGCCCCAAGGTCATCATTTTCGATGAACCGACCAAAGGCATCGACATCCGGACCAAGTCCGAGATCTATCGCATCATGCGCAACCTTGCCGAGGATGGCGTGGGCGTCATCCTCGTCTCGTCAGAACTGAACGAGCTCAAGAAATGCGCCAACCGGATCATCGCAATGCACAGTGGCGAAATCACCGGCGAGTACGATTCAACAGATACCAACAATGAAACCCTCGTGGGGGCTATCTTCGGAACGGGAGGCGAAACCAGATGA
- a CDS encoding substrate-binding domain-containing protein, translating to MKIFATLLACAAVSLPVAAMAQDDAGTIKKDSYRFVVVPKVVHPWFDKVNDGAQAAATALKAQTGADIEVIYSAPQSADVVQQNQIIDSALATRPDGLALDLLDPSGNRASLEEAQAQDIPLVIFDSVPPEGMKIPYIGSDFCEQAKIASRRLVEVLDGKGEVAIMMGVPTAPNHAIRAECHRQVFAEYPDIKVVAEGIDNDSIEIAQQQAAAIMQANPNLKGWVASDAAGPIGIGQAIIEAGKEGKVTLVGLDNLNEMLDMIRSGVADSSSASQPELQGYWSVMLLWAQATGAPVPGYLDTGNSFLTKENVDG from the coding sequence ATGAAGATTTTTGCTACTCTGCTGGCATGTGCTGCCGTGTCTTTGCCGGTTGCGGCTATGGCTCAGGATGATGCAGGAACCATCAAGAAAGACAGCTACCGTTTTGTTGTCGTTCCCAAGGTCGTACATCCCTGGTTTGACAAAGTGAACGACGGTGCACAGGCCGCAGCGACAGCACTCAAAGCCCAGACCGGCGCCGACATCGAAGTGATCTATTCTGCTCCGCAGTCTGCAGATGTTGTTCAACAGAACCAGATCATTGACAGTGCGCTCGCCACCCGCCCGGACGGGCTGGCTCTCGATCTGCTCGACCCATCTGGCAACCGTGCCTCTCTTGAAGAAGCGCAGGCACAGGATATCCCGCTCGTCATTTTTGACTCTGTGCCGCCAGAAGGCATGAAGATCCCCTACATCGGTTCCGATTTCTGCGAGCAGGCCAAAATCGCGTCGCGCCGTCTCGTCGAAGTGCTCGACGGCAAAGGCGAAGTCGCCATCATGATGGGTGTTCCAACCGCGCCCAACCATGCCATTCGCGCAGAATGCCATCGTCAGGTTTTTGCTGAATATCCAGACATCAAGGTCGTTGCAGAAGGCATCGACAATGACAGCATCGAAATTGCCCAGCAGCAGGCAGCTGCCATCATGCAAGCCAATCCGAATCTGAAGGGTTGGGTTGCCAGCGATGCGGCCGGTCCGATCGGCATTGGTCAGGCAATTATTGAAGCTGGCAAAGAGGGTAAAGTCACTCTCGTTGGCCTCGATAACCTGAACGAAATGCTCGACATGATCCGCAGCGGTGTCGCAGACAGCTCTTCTGCATCTCAGCCGGAACTGCAGGGCTACTGGTCTGTCATGTTGCTTTGGGCGCAAGCCACCGGCGCTCCTGTGCCGGGCTATCTTGATACAGGCAACTCTTTCCTGACCAAGGAAAATGTAGACGGCTAA
- the oiaX gene encoding 3-oxo-isoapionate-4-phosphate decarboxylase OiaX, whose translation MQDRNTSADVIRVTYRIETTESPEKIAHKMAGDQSTGTFTELPGESEEVQARCAARVVSVENLEPHSFASIPDPALKGPFNRADIAIDFPLEAIGTDIAALATIVIGGAFSIRGVTGIRIMDISLPDAWNCHPGPQFGIDGSRRLMGVKEGVMIASIIKPSLGLLPEETAPMIAELCEAGVDFIKDDEKLMSPGYSPLEKRVEAFMPVIKDHEQKTGKKVMYAFGISSADPDEMMRNHDIVLKAGGNAAVVNINSIGYGGMSFLRKRSGLCLHAHRNGWDIMTRNPGFGMEFSPYQKIWRLLGVDQFQINGIRAKYWESDDSFVKSFENCMTPIFDESDRPLPVVCSGQWGGQAVDTYQRTGKTLDLMYLGGGGIHGHPNGAAAGVRAIRQAWQAAEAGLTLPEMAKSCPELAAALAKWG comes from the coding sequence ATGCAGGACAGAAATACGAGCGCCGACGTCATCAGGGTAACCTATAGAATTGAAACGACTGAAAGCCCTGAAAAGATTGCACATAAGATGGCTGGAGATCAGTCAACGGGCACCTTCACCGAGTTGCCGGGCGAGTCGGAAGAAGTTCAAGCGCGCTGTGCAGCCCGCGTGGTCAGTGTTGAAAACTTGGAGCCTCACAGCTTTGCTTCCATTCCCGATCCCGCACTTAAAGGCCCTTTCAATCGCGCCGATATCGCGATCGATTTCCCACTGGAAGCAATCGGAACCGATATTGCCGCTCTTGCCACCATCGTCATCGGGGGGGCCTTCTCTATTCGCGGCGTCACCGGCATCCGCATCATGGATATCAGTTTGCCGGATGCGTGGAATTGCCATCCGGGACCTCAATTCGGCATTGATGGGTCTCGCCGGTTGATGGGCGTGAAGGAAGGCGTGATGATTGCCTCGATCATCAAACCGTCTCTTGGTCTGCTACCTGAAGAAACCGCCCCGATGATCGCCGAGCTGTGCGAAGCCGGTGTCGACTTCATCAAGGATGATGAGAAGCTGATGAGCCCCGGCTACTCTCCCCTTGAAAAGCGCGTTGAAGCTTTCATGCCCGTTATCAAGGACCACGAACAGAAAACCGGTAAGAAAGTGATGTATGCCTTCGGCATTTCTTCCGCAGACCCGGACGAGATGATGCGAAACCACGATATTGTCTTGAAAGCGGGCGGGAATGCAGCCGTTGTCAATATAAACTCGATTGGCTACGGGGGAATGAGCTTTCTGCGCAAGCGCTCGGGTCTGTGTCTGCATGCCCATCGCAACGGCTGGGACATCATGACACGCAATCCCGGGTTCGGGATGGAGTTTTCGCCCTATCAGAAAATCTGGCGCCTGCTCGGTGTGGATCAGTTCCAGATCAACGGCATTCGCGCCAAGTATTGGGAATCCGATGACAGCTTCGTCAAATCATTCGAAAACTGTATGACACCGATCTTTGATGAAAGCGATCGCCCCTTGCCTGTCGTGTGCTCCGGGCAATGGGGTGGACAGGCTGTGGATACCTATCAACGCACCGGCAAGACGCTTGATCTCATGTATCTGGGCGGCGGTGGCATCCATGGTCATCCCAATGGGGCCGCTGCAGGGGTAAGGGCCATTCGTCAGGCATGGCAGGCAGCAGAAGCTGGCCTCACATTGCCCGAAATGGCGAAATCCTGCCCCGAGCTAGCTGCCGCTTTGGCGAAGTGGGGCTAA